One genomic region from bacterium encodes:
- a CDS encoding radical SAM protein — translation MRVFLGNSPWYKDGCYGVRAGSRWPHFQPSDSQYMPFPFFLAYAAALLERQEGVDVLLVDGVAEKMTDDEFLGRVQEFRPDLVVLEVSTISIEVDLACARNVRELCPDAKIAFCGLHTYMFEREFLKQHDCVDFVMKGEYECTLKYLVGALTSGQPLSDVPGILYRSNKDIVFTRDRPLVQDIDEMPWPARHFLPMDVYCDTPGEIPRPSVQMWASRGCPYKCVYCAWPQIMYGSNTYRARDPVAIVDEMEYLVKEMGFKSIYFDDDTFNIGKQRILEMCSEIDRRRLKVPWAIMARADTMDRELLTALKRAGLRGLKYGVESGSQEILDRCGKALDLEKVKQVVKLTKQMNIWVHLTFMFGLPGETRDTMEKTIGLALSLDPDSLQFSIATPWPGTAFFKDLEKQGFLMSRDFSKYDGSEVAVIRTEALSTDDLEEGLRSARERYTSLGSRIKRHIVHPRFFFRKVHRRIKRWQDAQSGAPSRGPA, via the coding sequence TTGAGGGTTTTTCTTGGGAACTCCCCCTGGTATAAGGACGGCTGTTACGGTGTTCGGGCCGGCTCGAGGTGGCCGCATTTCCAGCCCTCTGACAGTCAATACATGCCGTTCCCGTTCTTCTTGGCTTATGCCGCGGCCCTCCTGGAGCGCCAGGAGGGCGTCGATGTGCTGTTGGTGGATGGCGTAGCCGAGAAGATGACCGACGATGAGTTCCTGGGCCGAGTGCAGGAGTTTCGCCCAGACCTCGTAGTGCTCGAGGTCTCAACCATTTCCATTGAGGTTGACCTCGCCTGCGCCAGAAACGTTCGGGAGCTTTGCCCTGACGCCAAGATAGCCTTCTGCGGCCTTCATACATACATGTTCGAGCGCGAGTTCCTGAAGCAGCATGACTGCGTGGATTTCGTCATGAAGGGCGAATACGAATGCACGCTGAAATACCTCGTGGGCGCTCTCACCTCTGGTCAGCCCCTTTCTGACGTTCCTGGCATACTCTATCGGTCCAATAAAGATATTGTCTTCACTCGCGACAGGCCACTTGTGCAGGACATAGACGAGATGCCCTGGCCGGCGAGGCATTTTCTACCGATGGATGTCTATTGCGACACGCCGGGCGAGATACCCAGGCCGAGCGTGCAGATGTGGGCCTCGAGGGGCTGCCCCTACAAGTGCGTCTATTGCGCATGGCCACAGATAATGTATGGCAGCAACACATATCGAGCGAGAGACCCGGTCGCAATCGTCGATGAGATGGAATACCTCGTCAAGGAGATGGGCTTCAAATCAATCTATTTCGATGATGACACCTTCAACATCGGCAAGCAGAGAATCCTTGAAATGTGCTCCGAGATCGACCGGCGGCGCCTCAAGGTTCCCTGGGCGATCATGGCAAGAGCCGACACCATGGACCGGGAGCTGCTGACCGCGCTCAAGAGGGCCGGGCTGCGTGGTCTCAAATACGGCGTGGAGTCCGGCTCGCAGGAGATACTCGATCGCTGTGGCAAGGCGCTCGATCTCGAGAAGGTAAAGCAGGTAGTCAAACTCACTAAGCAGATGAACATCTGGGTCCACCTGACGTTCATGTTCGGCCTGCCCGGAGAGACCAGGGACACCATGGAGAAGACGATCGGTCTCGCGCTTTCCCTCGATCCCGATTCGCTTCAGTTCTCTATCGCAACGCCCTGGCCGGGCACTGCCTTCTTCAAGGATTTAGAAAAACAAGGCTTTCTCATGTCTCGTGATTTTTCCAAATACGATGGCTCTGAAGTGGCCGTAATCAGGACAGAGGCGCTCTCCACGGATGACCTAGAGGAAGGACTTCGAAGCGCTAGGGAACGATACACAAGCCTCGGCAGTCGCATCAAACGACACATCGTCCACCCGCGCTTTTTTTTCAGGAAGGTTCATCGACGCATCAAGCGCTGGCAGGACGCCCAGTCCGGCGCGCCGAGCAGAGGTCCCGCCTGA